Proteins from a genomic interval of Piscinibacter sp. HJYY11:
- a CDS encoding aliphatic sulfonate ABC transporter substrate-binding protein, protein MTRSFFQPWRRALLVATALALAGTAAQARETVRISFQRSSTLLTLIKASGALEKKLAPLGYDVSWHELNGNALLQALNTGSVDIHADVADAYILFTQAANAPLTYFAKETSAPSAQAVIVPAESPIKSIADLKGKRVTVLKGAGAHYLLLTALKQAGLKPTDIDLRFLDQQDGVTAYNGGAVDAISIWDPLLGVQLQSGKSRVLADGRNTNVEYSRYYTATTAFAKAHPQVLKVVFDELQATGRWVKANPAEAATRLSPIWGNVPAATVDQVNSRRSYAIVPVVRNELGELQRIADTFREAGLINRELKATTVDIWSAPQP, encoded by the coding sequence ATGACACGATCCTTCTTCCAACCCTGGCGGCGCGCCCTGCTCGTCGCCACCGCGCTGGCCCTGGCCGGCACCGCGGCCCAGGCACGCGAGACCGTGCGCATCAGCTTCCAGCGTTCGTCGACACTGCTCACGCTCATCAAGGCGAGCGGCGCGCTCGAGAAGAAGCTCGCACCGCTCGGCTACGACGTGAGCTGGCACGAGCTGAACGGCAACGCGCTGCTGCAGGCGCTCAACACGGGCAGCGTCGACATCCACGCCGACGTGGCCGATGCCTACATCCTCTTCACGCAGGCGGCCAACGCACCGCTCACCTACTTCGCCAAGGAGACATCGGCCCCGTCGGCGCAGGCGGTGATCGTGCCGGCCGAGTCCCCGATCAAGAGCATTGCCGACCTCAAGGGCAAGCGCGTGACCGTGCTCAAGGGCGCCGGCGCGCACTACCTGCTGCTCACCGCCCTGAAGCAGGCCGGCCTGAAGCCGACCGACATCGACCTGCGCTTCCTCGACCAGCAGGACGGCGTGACCGCATACAACGGCGGTGCGGTGGATGCGATCTCCATCTGGGACCCGCTGCTCGGCGTGCAGCTGCAGTCGGGCAAGAGCCGCGTGCTCGCCGATGGCCGCAACACCAACGTCGAGTACAGCCGCTACTACACCGCGACCACCGCCTTCGCCAAGGCACACCCGCAGGTGCTCAAGGTCGTGTTCGACGAGCTGCAGGCCACCGGCCGCTGGGTCAAGGCCAACCCGGCCGAGGCCGCGACGCGCCTGTCGCCCATCTGGGGCAACGTGCCTGCCGCGACCGTGGACCAGGTCAACAGCCGCCGCAGCTACGCCATCGTGCCCGTCGTGCGCAACGAGCTGGGCGAGCTGCAACGCATCGCCGACACCTTCCGCGAGGCCGGCCTCATCAACCGTGAACTCAAGGCCACCACCGTCGACATCTGGAGCGCTCCCCAGCCATGA
- a CDS encoding aliphatic sulfonate ABC transporter substrate-binding protein, which translates to MKRRQLLSAAAGSALALPAVLRAADAPKEVRLDYAYYSPTSLVLRRFGWLEEDFKKDGIAVKWTLSAGSNRALEYLNSNSVDIASSAGLAALLSKANGNPIKTPYIFSRPEWTALVVPKNSPIKTLRDLKGKKIAATKGTDPYLFLLRALHTVGLKRSDIEHVPLQHADGRAALEQGRVDAWAGLDPLMAASELESGARLIYRNVAFNTYGFLNVREDFLSKHPAEVRRVIAGYERARQWVLSNQSQAAQILSEEAKVSLPVALLQIKARTDLSNPVPSSEHVKALQSASPILLDEQLVKPGTDLNRIVTELVDTQFSRNLLAKA; encoded by the coding sequence ATGAAACGCCGTCAACTCCTGAGCGCTGCCGCCGGCAGCGCCCTCGCCCTGCCCGCCGTCCTGCGCGCCGCCGATGCGCCCAAGGAGGTGCGCCTCGACTACGCCTACTACTCACCCACGAGCCTGGTGCTGCGCCGCTTCGGCTGGCTGGAAGAAGATTTCAAGAAGGACGGCATCGCCGTCAAGTGGACGCTCAGCGCCGGCAGCAACCGCGCGCTCGAGTACCTGAACAGCAACTCGGTCGACATCGCCTCCAGCGCGGGCCTGGCCGCGCTGCTGTCCAAGGCCAACGGCAACCCGATCAAGACGCCCTACATCTTCTCGCGCCCCGAGTGGACAGCCCTCGTGGTGCCGAAGAACTCGCCCATCAAGACGCTGCGCGACCTGAAGGGCAAGAAGATCGCCGCCACCAAGGGCACCGACCCCTACCTCTTCCTGCTGCGTGCGCTGCACACCGTGGGCCTGAAGCGCAGCGACATCGAGCACGTGCCGCTGCAGCACGCCGACGGCCGCGCCGCGCTGGAGCAGGGTCGCGTCGACGCCTGGGCCGGGCTCGACCCGCTGATGGCCGCGAGCGAGCTGGAGTCGGGCGCCCGGCTCATCTACCGCAACGTGGCCTTCAACACCTACGGCTTCCTCAACGTGCGGGAAGACTTCCTCTCGAAGCACCCGGCGGAGGTGCGGCGTGTGATCGCCGGCTACGAGCGCGCGCGTCAGTGGGTCCTGTCCAACCAGAGCCAGGCGGCGCAGATCCTGTCGGAAGAGGCCAAGGTCTCGCTGCCGGTGGCGCTGCTGCAGATCAAGGCGCGCACCGACCTGAGCAACCCGGTGCCCTCGTCCGAGCATGTGAAGGCGCTGCAGTCGGCCTCGCCCATCCTGCTCGACGAACAGCTGGTCAAGCCCGGCACCGATCTCAACAGGATCGTGACCGAGCTGGTCGACACGCAGTTCTCGCGCAACCTGCTCGCCAAGGCCTGA
- a CDS encoding ABC transporter permease has protein sequence MSSLPAGLSTPRHAPSRAWRLPRLWLGAVVPVSVLMLLETVSRAGWVAANLLPPPSEVFSTLWWLLQQGSLVLHVGASSLRVVTGFIVGAGLALAVGALVGLNHRAERLLDPSFQALRAIPSLAWVPLLLLWLGIDEAPKLTLIAIGAFFPVYMGVASGFRDVDRKLVEVARMAGLSQLALVRRVLLPAALPSVMTGLRNGLSLAWMFMVAAELIAATRGLGYLLTDGRETGRADIVLAAIVLLALLGKLSDTGMAWVERRWLAWRDTFDSARSA, from the coding sequence ATGTCATCGCTGCCCGCGGGATTGAGCACGCCACGCCACGCGCCCTCGCGCGCTTGGCGCCTGCCGCGCCTGTGGCTGGGGGCCGTGGTGCCGGTCTCGGTGCTGATGTTGCTGGAAACGGTGTCGCGCGCCGGCTGGGTGGCGGCCAACCTGCTGCCGCCGCCGAGCGAGGTGTTCAGCACCTTGTGGTGGCTGCTGCAGCAGGGCAGCCTCGTCTTGCACGTGGGCGCGAGCAGCCTGCGTGTCGTGACCGGCTTCATCGTCGGTGCGGGTCTTGCGCTCGCGGTGGGCGCGCTGGTGGGCCTGAACCACCGGGCCGAGCGCCTGCTCGACCCGAGCTTCCAGGCGCTGCGGGCCATCCCCTCGCTCGCCTGGGTGCCGCTGCTGCTGCTCTGGCTCGGCATCGACGAAGCGCCCAAGCTCACGCTGATCGCCATCGGCGCCTTCTTCCCCGTCTACATGGGTGTGGCCTCGGGCTTTCGCGACGTCGACCGCAAGCTGGTGGAAGTGGCGCGCATGGCCGGGCTGTCGCAGCTCGCGCTGGTGCGGCGCGTGCTGCTGCCGGCGGCGCTGCCGTCGGTGATGACGGGGCTGCGCAACGGCCTGAGCCTCGCGTGGATGTTCATGGTCGCCGCCGAGCTGATCGCCGCCACGCGCGGCCTCGGCTACCTGCTCACCGATGGGCGCGAGACCGGCCGGGCCGACATCGTGCTCGCGGCCATCGTGTTGCTCGCGCTGCTGGGCAAGCTCTCCGACACCGGCATGGCCTGGGTCGAACGGCGCTGGCTCGCGTGGCGCGACACCTTTGATTCGGCGCGCAGCGCATGA
- a CDS encoding ABC transporter ATP-binding protein: MSTLLEVDLKHKRYGEREVLSHVRLHLQEGEIVSLVGASGCGKSTLLRVIAGLDTEAEGGVWLRGHRCTGLTPEIRVVFQEPRLFPWLTVAQNVAFDLGDGGQHDPQVAALIREVGLDGLSHALPKQLSGGQAQRVAIARGLFVRPSLLLLDEPFSAVDAFTRIKLQDLLLQLAQAHGVTVLMVTHDIDEAVHVSDRVLVMEAHPGRIRSELTIDLPRPREREHPQHHHHATRVRQALQAAHAF, translated from the coding sequence ATGAGCACTCTTTTGGAAGTGGATTTGAAACACAAGCGCTATGGCGAGCGCGAGGTGTTGAGCCACGTGCGCCTGCACCTCCAGGAAGGCGAGATCGTCTCGCTGGTCGGCGCGAGCGGCTGCGGCAAGAGCACGCTGCTGCGCGTGATTGCCGGGCTCGACACCGAGGCCGAGGGCGGCGTGTGGTTGCGCGGCCACCGCTGCACCGGGCTCACGCCCGAGATCCGCGTCGTCTTCCAGGAGCCACGCCTCTTCCCCTGGCTCACCGTCGCGCAGAACGTGGCCTTCGACCTGGGCGACGGCGGCCAGCATGATCCGCAGGTGGCCGCGCTCATCCGCGAAGTGGGCCTCGACGGACTGAGCCATGCACTGCCCAAGCAGCTCTCGGGCGGGCAGGCGCAGCGCGTGGCCATCGCGCGCGGCCTCTTCGTGCGGCCCTCGCTGCTGCTGCTCGACGAGCCCTTCTCTGCCGTCGACGCGTTCACCCGCATCAAGCTGCAGGACCTGCTGCTGCAGCTCGCGCAGGCACACGGCGTGACGGTGCTGATGGTCACGCACGACATCGACGAAGCGGTGCACGTGAGCGACCGCGTGCTGGTGATGGAAGCCCACCCCGGGCGCATCCGCAGCGAGCTCACGATCGACCTGCCCCGCCCGCGCGAACGCGAGCACCCGCAGCACCACCACCACGCCACCCGCGTGCGCCAGGCCTTGCAGGCGGCGCATGCTTTCTGA
- a CDS encoding MetQ/NlpA family ABC transporter substrate-binding protein: MLTRLFLTATLAFATLAAHAQETIKIAVTAGPHAQIAEVAKKVAARDGLTLQIVEFNDYIQPNAALDAGDVHANSYQHLPYLQSQLQARGYKITPVGDTVTFPMGFYSKRHKSLADLPKGAKVGIQNDPSNSGRALALLQKYGVIKLKPGAGISATVADVVDNPKGLQIVQIEAAQLPRSLDDLDASAINTNYAVQAKLVPTRDAIAIEDAKSPYANLLAVRTQDKDKPWVPKLVKAFQSPEVKAFVQSSFNGSLVPAF, from the coding sequence ATGCTGACCCGCCTCTTCCTCACCGCCACCCTCGCCTTCGCCACGCTCGCCGCCCATGCGCAGGAGACGATCAAGATCGCCGTCACCGCCGGCCCGCACGCACAGATCGCCGAAGTGGCGAAGAAGGTCGCCGCGCGCGACGGCCTCACGCTGCAGATCGTCGAGTTCAACGACTACATCCAGCCCAATGCCGCGCTCGACGCGGGCGACGTGCACGCCAACAGCTACCAGCACCTGCCCTACCTGCAGTCGCAGCTGCAGGCGCGCGGCTACAAGATCACGCCGGTGGGCGACACCGTCACCTTCCCGATGGGCTTCTATTCCAAGCGCCACAAGTCGCTCGCCGACCTGCCCAAGGGCGCGAAGGTCGGCATCCAGAACGACCCGTCGAACAGCGGCCGTGCGCTCGCGCTCCTCCAGAAGTACGGCGTGATCAAGTTGAAGCCCGGTGCCGGCATCAGCGCGACGGTGGCCGACGTGGTCGACAACCCCAAGGGCCTGCAGATCGTCCAGATCGAGGCCGCGCAGCTGCCGCGCTCGCTCGACGACCTGGACGCGAGCGCCATCAACACCAACTACGCGGTGCAGGCCAAGCTCGTGCCCACGCGCGATGCCATCGCGATCGAAGACGCGAAGAGCCCCTACGCCAACCTGCTGGCCGTGCGCACGCAGGACAAGGACAAGCCCTGGGTGCCGAAACTGGTGAAGGCCTTCCAGTCGCCCGAGGTCAAGGCCTTCGTGCAGTCGAGCTTCAACGGCTCGCTCGTCCCCGCGTTCTGA
- the bla gene encoding subclass B3 metallo-beta-lactamase — translation MKALAFLLVAASLSASAQAPLPQLKAYEVPASWLTPIEPLRIADRTWQIGTADITSLLIKTEQGAVLIDGGMPQAAELLVAHLQRLGVAPHELKLILHSHAHADHVGPLAALKRATGARLVSNAESAALLARGGSGDIHFADGITYPPVQADRLLQDGETVSLGTMRFTVAFTPGHTPGSMSWTWTDTRHGAPLRIAYVDSLSAPGYTLVGNAAYPQLLDAYARSFAIVRQLPCDLLITPHPDQSGWHYADAAQPHPRPMSCAAYADAAEARIKKQADEQRARRPRGT, via the coding sequence ATGAAAGCACTCGCCTTCCTTCTCGTCGCGGCCAGCCTGAGCGCCAGCGCACAAGCCCCACTCCCCCAGCTCAAGGCCTACGAAGTCCCCGCCAGCTGGCTCACGCCGATCGAGCCGCTGCGCATCGCCGACCGCACCTGGCAGATCGGCACCGCCGACATCACGAGCCTGCTCATCAAGACCGAGCAGGGCGCGGTGCTGATCGATGGCGGCATGCCGCAGGCCGCCGAGCTGCTGGTCGCGCACCTGCAGCGCTTGGGCGTCGCACCGCACGAGCTGAAGCTCATCCTGCACAGCCACGCGCATGCCGACCACGTGGGGCCGCTCGCGGCGCTCAAGCGGGCCACCGGTGCGCGCCTGGTCAGCAACGCCGAATCGGCCGCACTGCTCGCGCGTGGCGGCAGCGGCGACATCCACTTCGCCGATGGCATCACCTACCCGCCGGTGCAGGCCGACCGGCTGCTGCAGGACGGCGAGACCGTCTCGCTCGGCACCATGCGCTTCACCGTCGCGTTCACACCGGGCCACACGCCCGGCAGCATGAGCTGGACCTGGACCGACACGCGCCACGGCGCGCCGCTGCGCATCGCCTACGTCGACAGCCTGAGCGCGCCCGGCTACACGCTCGTCGGAAACGCCGCCTACCCGCAACTGCTCGACGCCTATGCGCGCAGCTTCGCCATCGTGCGCCAGCTGCCCTGCGACCTGCTGATCACGCCCCACCCCGACCAGAGCGGCTGGCACTACGCCGATGCCGCACAGCCCCACCCGCGGCCGATGAGCTGCGCAGCCTATGCCGATGCGGCCGAGGCGCGCATCAAGAAACAGGCCGACGAGCAACGCGCCAGGCGCCCGCGTGGCACCTGA
- a CDS encoding SDR family NAD(P)-dependent oxidoreductase, with protein MVDRLKNKVAVITGGCSGIGLGTVEKFVAEGAQVMVGDINDADGAALVERFGGQVAFQHCNVLEAPQIEALMAAAVERFGGLDIVFNNAGAGGTPATIAEMTAEGWDFTQNLLLRSVALGIAYAVPHLKRRGGGAIVNTASIAGVQSGAAPIAYSVAKAGVIHLTRIAGAELARSNIRVNAVCPGLILTNIFTANPERVPPAAAPMVKAAMAKGAPNAQPIAKAGLPEDIAKAVLFFASDESAFVTGEHLLVDGGAFIGPRHVWDPVAQAEREARMRG; from the coding sequence GTGGTGGATCGTTTGAAGAACAAGGTGGCCGTCATCACCGGGGGCTGCTCGGGCATCGGCCTGGGCACGGTGGAGAAATTCGTTGCCGAAGGCGCACAGGTCATGGTGGGCGACATCAACGACGCCGACGGTGCTGCGCTCGTCGAGCGCTTCGGCGGGCAGGTCGCCTTCCAGCACTGCAACGTGCTCGAAGCGCCGCAGATCGAGGCGCTGATGGCCGCGGCGGTCGAGCGCTTCGGGGGCCTGGACATCGTCTTCAACAACGCCGGCGCCGGCGGCACGCCCGCCACCATCGCCGAGATGACGGCCGAGGGCTGGGACTTCACGCAAAACCTGCTGCTGCGTTCGGTGGCACTCGGCATCGCCTACGCGGTGCCGCACCTGAAGCGGCGCGGCGGCGGTGCCATCGTCAACACCGCGTCGATCGCGGGCGTGCAATCGGGCGCAGCGCCGATCGCGTATTCGGTGGCCAAGGCCGGCGTGATCCACCTCACCCGCATCGCCGGGGCTGAGCTCGCGCGCAGCAACATCCGCGTCAACGCGGTGTGCCCGGGGCTGATCCTCACCAACATCTTCACCGCCAACCCGGAGCGTGTGCCGCCCGCGGCCGCGCCGATGGTCAAGGCCGCCATGGCCAAGGGCGCGCCCAACGCGCAGCCCATCGCCAAGGCAGGCTTGCCGGAAGACATTGCCAAGGCGGTGCTCTTCTTTGCCTCCGACGAGTCGGCGTTCGTGACGGGTGAGCACCTTCTCGTGGATGGTGGTGCCTTCATCGGGCCCCGCCACGTGTGGGACCCGGTCGCCCAGGCCGAGCGGGAGGCCCGCATGCGAGGATGA
- a CDS encoding diacylglycerol kinase family protein, protein MRHSSFHDSPLHVLLNAASGRDDAQATYALIGQRLAESGRRYRIEMVQRGADIPRTAQRLASQATAQGGVIVAAGGDGTINAVAQAAHDAGCPMGVLPQGTFNYFSRTHGIPQDTAAAVSALLNAQAQPVQVGLINNRVFLVNASLGLYPELLEDREAYKQRFGRSRIVALFAAGATLLREHRQLRLRIERGGAVRDVRTATLFVGNNRLQLQQVGLPEARGIEHGRVAAVMLKPTSTWGLVRLMWNSALGKLSEADEVESFQFQHMTVQPWLPYGARRVKVATDGEICLMRAPLEFRVSPRPLYLLKPGAVVTRTEAVEHAAAHL, encoded by the coding sequence ATGCGCCACAGCTCCTTCCACGACAGCCCGCTCCACGTCCTGCTCAACGCGGCCTCGGGCCGCGACGATGCCCAGGCGACCTATGCGCTGATCGGCCAGCGGCTGGCCGAATCGGGCCGGCGCTACCGGATCGAGATGGTGCAGCGTGGTGCGGACATCCCGCGCACCGCGCAGCGCCTCGCCTCGCAGGCCACGGCGCAAGGCGGCGTGATCGTGGCCGCGGGTGGCGACGGCACCATCAACGCCGTGGCCCAGGCCGCCCACGACGCCGGCTGCCCGATGGGCGTGCTGCCGCAGGGCACCTTCAACTACTTCAGCCGCACGCACGGCATCCCGCAAGACACCGCCGCCGCCGTCTCGGCGCTGCTCAACGCGCAGGCGCAGCCGGTGCAGGTGGGGCTGATCAACAACCGCGTCTTCCTCGTCAACGCGAGCCTCGGCCTCTACCCCGAGCTGCTGGAAGACCGCGAGGCCTACAAGCAGCGCTTCGGCCGCAGCCGCATCGTGGCGCTCTTCGCCGCCGGGGCCACGCTGCTGCGCGAGCACCGCCAGCTGCGCCTGCGCATCGAGCGCGGCGGCGCGGTGCGCGACGTGCGCACGGCCACGCTCTTCGTCGGCAACAACCGCCTGCAGCTGCAGCAGGTGGGCCTGCCCGAAGCGCGCGGCATCGAGCACGGCCGCGTGGCCGCGGTGATGCTCAAGCCCACCAGCACCTGGGGCCTGGTGCGCCTCATGTGGAACAGCGCGCTGGGCAAGCTCTCGGAAGCCGACGAGGTGGAGAGCTTCCAGTTCCAGCACATGACGGTGCAGCCCTGGCTGCCGTATGGCGCACGCCGCGTGAAGGTGGCCACCGATGGCGAGATCTGCCTGATGCGTGCGCCGCTCGAGTTCCGCGTGTCGCCGCGGCCGCTCTACCTGCTGAAGCCGGGTGCGGTGGTCACGCGCACCGAAGCGGTCGAACATGCTGCTGCACATCTCTGA
- a CDS encoding metallophosphoesterase, with protein MLLHISDPHFGTEQPEVCDALLRLTDTHRPELVVLSGDITQRARRAQFRAAREFVDRLNTPRTLVIPGNHDIPLFNVFARMFRPYANYLREFPDVAGVHDSSRLRVIALNTTRPSRHKNGVLSPGQVDSVASELRLARPGQLRIVVMHQPIAVERPQDAHDRLRGPLDDALQRWAEAGADLILGGHIHLPFVMPLFGRSLALKRRLWVVQAGTAVSSRVREGIPNSVNLIRWGGVLPVGACVVERWDYLADAHAFARARVSALDIGWLPPPAPPMSVPPVDPAQRLSASFSSVE; from the coding sequence ATGCTGCTGCACATCTCTGACCCGCACTTCGGCACCGAGCAGCCGGAGGTGTGCGACGCGCTGCTGCGCCTGACCGACACGCACCGGCCCGAGCTGGTGGTGCTGTCGGGCGACATCACGCAGCGCGCCCGCCGCGCGCAGTTCCGCGCCGCGCGCGAGTTCGTCGACCGGCTCAACACGCCGCGCACGCTCGTCATCCCGGGCAACCACGACATCCCGCTCTTCAACGTCTTCGCGCGCATGTTCCGGCCCTATGCCAACTACCTGCGCGAATTCCCCGACGTGGCCGGCGTGCACGACTCGAGCCGCCTGCGCGTGATCGCGCTCAACACCACGCGGCCGAGCCGCCACAAGAACGGCGTGCTGTCGCCGGGGCAGGTCGACAGCGTGGCAAGCGAGCTGCGCCTCGCGCGGCCCGGTCAGCTGCGCATCGTGGTGATGCACCAGCCGATCGCGGTGGAGCGCCCGCAGGACGCGCACGACCGGCTGCGCGGCCCGCTGGACGATGCGCTGCAGCGCTGGGCCGAAGCCGGGGCCGACCTGATCCTCGGCGGCCACATCCACCTGCCTTTCGTCATGCCGCTCTTCGGCCGCAGCCTCGCGCTCAAGCGCCGGTTGTGGGTGGTGCAGGCGGGCACGGCGGTGTCGAGCCGGGTGCGCGAAGGCATCCCGAATTCGGTCAACCTGATCCGCTGGGGCGGCGTGCTGCCGGTGGGCGCCTGCGTGGTGGAGCGCTGGGACTACCTCGCCGATGCGCATGCCTTCGCACGCGCGCGGGTCTCGGCCCTCGACATCGGGTGGCTGCCGCCACCCGCGCCGCCGATGAGCGTGCCGCCTGTCGATCCGGCGCAGCGCCTGTCGGCGTCGTTCAGTTCGGTGGAGTGA
- a CDS encoding response regulator, whose protein sequence is MKLVLLAEDEYGNAEVLRLLLEAEGFRVAPASNGKLALELLGGEKPAVILTDFMMPHVTGGELGQAVRANPLLEDIPIIVMSGTHEAVVRESFTDYDAFVEKPYAADSLLQLVGHFAVHGRANQAGGNPELAAPKLDASLQRFLRGLKV, encoded by the coding sequence ATGAAACTGGTGCTGCTGGCCGAAGACGAGTACGGGAACGCGGAGGTCCTGCGCCTGCTGCTCGAAGCGGAAGGCTTTCGCGTGGCGCCGGCCTCCAACGGCAAGCTCGCCCTCGAGCTGCTGGGCGGCGAGAAGCCCGCGGTGATCCTCACCGATTTCATGATGCCGCACGTGACCGGTGGCGAGCTCGGGCAGGCGGTGCGTGCCAACCCGCTGCTGGAAGACATCCCGATCATCGTGATGAGCGGCACCCACGAGGCGGTGGTGCGCGAGTCGTTCACCGACTACGACGCCTTCGTCGAGAAGCCGTATGCGGCCGACAGCCTGCTGCAGCTGGTGGGCCACTTCGCGGTGCACGGCCGCGCCAACCAGGCCGGCGGCAACCCGGAGCTGGCGGCACCGAAGCTCGATGCGTCCTTGCAGCGCTTCCTGCGCGGGCTGAAGGTCTGA
- a CDS encoding ATPase domain-containing protein: MKRFPTTVPGLDEILHGGLFEGGVYILEGPPGAGKTTLANQIAFSLAARGGKALYVTMLAESHSRMLQHMLGQSFCKPELVNSSVLYLSGYRELEEQGLKAVVQLLRSEMARHQVSLLIVDGLVADIGQSRPEEGVRQFVHELQSLASAMAVTCLLLTSGRGRPLDAEQTMVDGIFAFEDYTYQWRSERRIQVRKFRGSAVERGKHTFCITSDGLRFFPRLEALPHGAPAVDVGTAPVGLGVPDVDAALQHGGLEPGSGTLLVGRSGSGKTLLALAFLAGATRGKPALMVSGTETALELVRAGGLCGLRVDAALETGALCIYEQGAEDEALDEMGHKLLRLVDEHRVTRLVVDGMAALADTVAFSERGYRFVGRLLRELKLRGVTSLFTLDPAALAAATGSRDPSGDGLAAWFDNVLHLARSDEAPDSRRLSVAKLRATRMSRNTFDLTLGASGLTAT, from the coding sequence ATGAAGCGCTTTCCCACCACGGTCCCCGGTCTCGACGAGATCCTGCATGGCGGGCTGTTCGAAGGAGGGGTCTACATCCTCGAAGGGCCGCCCGGTGCCGGCAAGACCACGCTCGCCAACCAGATCGCCTTCTCGCTCGCCGCGCGCGGCGGCAAGGCGCTCTACGTGACGATGCTCGCCGAGTCGCACTCGCGCATGCTGCAGCACATGCTCGGCCAAAGCTTCTGCAAGCCCGAGCTCGTCAACTCCTCGGTGCTCTACCTGAGCGGCTACCGCGAGCTCGAAGAGCAGGGCCTCAAGGCCGTGGTGCAGCTGCTGCGCAGCGAGATGGCGCGCCACCAGGTGAGCCTCCTGATCGTCGACGGCCTGGTCGCCGACATCGGCCAGAGCCGCCCCGAGGAAGGGGTGCGCCAGTTCGTGCACGAGCTGCAGAGCCTGGCCTCGGCGATGGCCGTCACCTGCCTGCTGCTCACCAGCGGCCGGGGCCGCCCGCTCGATGCCGAGCAGACCATGGTCGACGGCATCTTTGCCTTCGAGGACTACACCTACCAGTGGCGCAGCGAGCGGCGCATCCAGGTGCGCAAATTCCGCGGCAGCGCGGTCGAGCGCGGCAAGCACACCTTCTGCATCACCAGCGACGGGTTGCGCTTCTTCCCGCGGCTGGAGGCGCTGCCCCACGGGGCACCGGCCGTGGACGTCGGCACCGCCCCCGTGGGCCTGGGCGTGCCCGACGTCGATGCCGCGCTGCAGCACGGTGGCTTGGAGCCCGGCAGCGGCACGCTGCTGGTGGGCCGCAGCGGCTCGGGCAAGACCCTGCTGGCGCTCGCCTTCCTGGCAGGCGCCACCCGAGGAAAGCCGGCCCTGATGGTTTCCGGCACCGAGACGGCGCTCGAGCTGGTGCGGGCCGGCGGCCTGTGCGGGCTGCGCGTGGACGCAGCACTCGAGACCGGCGCTCTCTGCATCTATGAACAGGGCGCGGAAGACGAGGCGCTCGACGAGATGGGCCACAAGCTGCTGCGGCTCGTCGACGAGCACCGCGTCACCCGCCTGGTGGTCGATGGCATGGCGGCGCTGGCCGACACGGTGGCCTTCTCGGAGCGCGGCTACCGCTTCGTCGGCCGGCTCCTGCGCGAGTTGAAGCTGCGCGGCGTGACCTCGCTCTTCACGCTCGACCCTGCGGCGCTGGCCGCCGCCACCGGCAGCAGAGACCCCAGCGGCGACGGCCTCGCCGCCTGGTTCGACAATGTGCTGCACCTCGCCCGAAGCGACGAGGCGCCCGACAGCCGCCGGCTCAGTGTCGCCAAGCTGCGTGCGACGCGCATGTCGCGCAACACGTTCGACCTGACGCTCGGTGCGTCGGGTTTGACGGCCACGTGA